A window of Benincasa hispida cultivar B227 chromosome 9, ASM972705v1, whole genome shotgun sequence genomic DNA:
aaaaaaaaaaacaaaggtaAACAAAATCGTTAAGATAGTTTTTTTtcggaattaaaaaaaaaaacagtattTAGAGAAGTCATTACAAATCCATTTTAAAACCGATTGTTTGGATCGAAGGAAAACCAAAACAAATTAAAGGATCAACTCGAGAAAAATGattcaagaaaagaaaaaaagatttgaTATATGAGGATACCTCAGAACAAGAAGCTTGAATTGCAAAGTCATTGAAACAGCTAATAACACATTGTTGAATATCAAGGCCCAATGTTTCAAGAGTGTTGACTGTTGACAACAATAACCCTGGCTTTGCTGCACAACAAATCTCAATCCTTGTGTCATCTTCTCTTCTCTCCACATTAAACTGCATAAATCAAAAAccataattataattaaattcattaattaacaACAACTAACAATCATAATTATCATAATAATTTCTTCACTTACCTTAGGCGAATTTCTCACCAGATATTCATTATTTGGTTTCACATCTCTCAAAATCCCCAACTTATtcggattattattattattattattcccAACTCCAATTTCCCTTTCCAAATTCTTGATTTTCTCCATCAGTTCCTTCACGTACTCAATTGCATCCGCAAGAATCGCAGTTCGGTCCATCTATTTCAAAAATAACCATAATTAATCATCAcctcaaaacaaaaaataataataataataatcagttaatttttatttttggtcaGAATTTAGTTCCATAAATCGTCATTTACAGGAACTTTTATCCAACCACCACCGAAATTAAGTTATAGCTTTCTCCAAATTATAACATTAaggtttgataactattttattttttattttttttaaattcgtATCTTTCTTAAGAATTTAtaaaagctatttttcttttatttttaaattttgacttgattttttaaactattaataaaaggtaaataacaaaagaaacaaTTCGGAGGTGAGCCATGTTtgtgagtttaattttcaaaaataaaaaaccaaatacaAAGATCCCGTTggataaccatttagttttttatttttgtttttaaaaattaagtcgaTAGACTCTATTTATACATCCAAATTGTTTCATTTGCTATCTATTTTTCtgtcaatggtttaaaaaattatgcCAAAATTCGAAAACTAAataagtagcttttaaaatattgtttttatttttaggatttggttaagaattctaCTCAaataaatatgcaaattattataagaaattgagaagaaattagtttaattttaaaaaataaaagagaaaaaagaaaaagaaaaagaaaaaccttgCTGATTTTGGGAACGATGGATCTGAGCATGGAGAGGCGATCGTTGAGACGTTTCCTCCGTCGTCTCTCCGCCATGAGATTCTTGGAGGGCTGGCCCTGAAGTTTCTTAGTACACGAGTAATTGACGATTTTTTGTTGGGGAAAATCGTCGCACGTGGGCAGTGTGTTGAAAATGGGGAGTATTTTTTCAGGAGATTCAACGATAGACTCAGCTTTACAAAAACTATTAGCCTGAACTTCAAGATTATGAATCTCATCCTCCAAAATCCCAAGTTCCTCCTCTTCCATACTCGTAATCGGATATTCCCCATTATAAACCTCAAAACTACTCGGCGGAGTCTCCAACGTACTATACGACATTGAATCGCCGGAACTCCCCGCCGCCGTGGGCAAACAGTAGTGATCTTGCCCATTGAGAAGATAATTAAGATTGTGCTGATCCATTGGCAAAGAATCAGAGCAA
This region includes:
- the LOC120086773 gene encoding transcription factor bHLH93-like translates to MEMNEQYLLLEEVLGLRREMNWELAMSTEMNELISNNANGWNFDCSDSLPMDQHNLNYLLNGQDHYCLPTAAGSSGDSMSYSTLETPPSSFEVYNGEYPITSMEEEELGILEDEIHNLEVQANSFCKAESIVESPEKILPIFNTLPTCDDFPQQKIVNYSCTKKLQGQPSKNLMAERRRRKRLNDRLSMLRSIVPKISKMDRTAILADAIEYVKELMEKIKNLEREIGVGNNNNNNNPNKLGILRDVKPNNEYLVRNSPKFNVERREDDTRIEICCAAKPGLLLSTVNTLETLGLDIQQCVISCFNDFAIQASCSEGTEHRTMVNTEEVKQALFENAGYGGKCL